Genomic segment of Mucilaginibacter sabulilitoris:
GAAAGCATTTATTGACCTGCTTATGTAGAGATTGCTTCGTACCTCGCAATGACGCTTACGTGTGAATTTACCGCCAAACAGAATTAACAATCAATTAACGCCGGATAAAAAACCGGGCGCCTGTCTTTCGTGTTGATAGCTGTGTTAACCTTAAGATAGATTGTTATGAAAACTAAGCACCTGATTTTATGCCTTATACTTTTAGGGATCACACTGAACGCCGGTTTTGCATCGGCGAAAACATTAGCACCTGCACCGGCCGTTGATGGCTGGTTTTTCAGGGCCGTTAGCGGTTACCCTGCCGCAATAGCCTTCGAGCCGGTAGTATTATTTAAAAATGGCGAATACTTTGACGTAGGCGAAGAACCCATCGAGTCGTTGGATGTTGAGGCCTCCAAAAGCAAACGACCAAAGGCATGGGGCACCTGGAAAAAAACAGGAGCTACTTTTTACCTTACCAATAATGAGGGTAAAACGCACGATTATAAGTTAGGTGCAGGTAGCTGGTTTCCGGCTTATTCTTATACCGGCTCCATCAAACTAAAAAAGGCCTACGAAAAAGTTAGCGGCGGCGACTATGGTAACGGAACCAATGCCCTTATCATCAATAAAATAACTTTTGTTGATGATACCCATTTTGTACAGGGTGCAAATGGCGGTATCTCAACCCCTGGCGCTTCGGCTTGGAAAAAGAGCGCATCGGGCGGTACCTATAAAATCAGCGGTAATACTATCGAGTTTAACATTGGTGGTAAGGTGACCAAAAAATCATTCGCGCTGGGCGCTACAGGTTCTCCGGCACATGCAACCAATACCATGATCTTTATAGGGGGCGATGCTTATACTGATACGGAATAGCTAAGCAAAAATATGATCAATAAAAAAAAGCCGAATTATTCGGCTTTTTTTGTGGCTTTTTTCGCCTTAGGTTTTGGAGCAGCGGCTGGTGCCGGCTCGGCAACTTCTTCAACGGCAACAGGCTCTTCCTGGGCTGGTGTAGCTTCGGCAGGAGCAACTGTTGGATCTGGCTCGTTAAACAACGGCAAATCTTTCAGTATCTGGTACCATGATATTACCTTTTTCATGTCAGAAGCATAAACTTTTTCCTCATCATGATCGGGAGCTACCTCAAAAAAGAATGCTCTTAATTTTTTACCATCAGCCTTAGCATCAGGGATGTTACCGGCGCTTTTCATTTGCTCAAATACATCGGTAAGCTTAATGTCATCGTCAACACCAAAAATGGTGATCTCGCTCAGCGCGGCTAATTTGGCGGTTGAAAGGTTGGCAACCAGCTTGGTTTTTTGAGCATCAAGGCTCTCCAATACGTAACCGTTTTTATTTTGCGCCAAAGCTTTCCATAGTCCCGGTTTGCCCGATACCGCTACAATTCCTTGTAAATTCATTCTTTATGAGTTACGAGTTTTGAGTTGTAAGTTTTGAGTAATGTGTTCAATGGTTTAAACTCATCACTCAAAACTCATTACTCATCACTAAATTTATTCTTCTATTACTTCGATGCTTAAAATTTTATCGCCCTGGCGTATAGCGTCAACCACGTCAACGTTTTCAACAACTTTACCAAAAACAGTGTGGTTGCGGTCTAAGTGAGCGGTATTGTCGCGGCTGTGGCAAATGAAAAACTGCGATCCGCCGGTGTTACGGCCTGCATGTGCCATTGAAAGCACACCACGGTCATGGTATTGGTTATCGCCGGTTAATTCGCAATCAATTTTGTAACCAGGGCCGCCTGCGCCGGTACCGGTTGGATCGCCGCCCTGTATCACAAAGTTTGGTATAACGCGGTGAAAAGTCACGTTGTCATAAAAATTTGATTTAGCTAATTTTTTAAAGTTAGCAACAGTATTAGGGGCATCTTTGTCGAAAAACTCAACAGTCATGTCGCCTTTTTCGGTTTTAATAATTGCTTTGCTCATTTTGATTTTTAAATAGTTGGCAAAGGTAATGATTTGAGGTGAAAGGAGAAAAAGCTGAAAGCGAAAAGCATAAGACTAAAAGCTTTTTGAAATTACAGTGGTATCATTGCCGTTGCATCGTAATACGTTAAGCGTTTATTCGTTACATTTGAATATATCTACAATATATAAATACAGATTAGTGGCCAGTAAAATTCATCAGTATCAACCCGCTTTTTCATGGATACGGCTTTTAGCTTTTAGCCTTTTGCTTTTAGCCTTAACGCCTGTTATATCCCGTGCCGCCTCCATTTTAATACCTATGGACGAAGAGCAGAAGGATCACCTGAAATCGTACGGTATCGCATTCTGGACGTTGAAGAACGGGCAGGAGGTTGACTGGCTGCTCAACTACCGTGGTGGCAGTTTTATGATGAAGTACGACCCTAAACTGGAAGAGGAGTGTAAAATTCGCGGGGTAAGCTACCAGGTGCTGGCCGATGCCAAGGTAAACGAAATTGTTACCGAGGTAAGTGACCCATCGGTAAATATGGATATCGTAAAGCTGGAGAAAGCACCCAAAATGGCAGTGTATTCTCCTAAAAATAAGCTGCCCTGGGACGATGCCGTAACGCTGGTTTTAAAATACGCAGAAATACCATATGATGTGGTATACGATGAAGAGGTAATACGCGGTGACCTGCCCAAATACGATTGGCTGCACCTGCACCACGAAGACTTTACCGGCCAATACAGCAAATTTTATGGCGCTTTCAGATTTGCACAATGGTACAATGACGACGTAAAGGGGCAGGAAGATATGGCCCGCAAACTTGGATTTAAAAAGGTATCGCAAATGAAGCTGGCCGTGGCCAAAAACATACGTGATTTTTGCGCCGGTGGCGGGTTCCTGTTTGCCATGTGCTCGGGTACCGATACCTTTGATATAGCCCTGGCTGCAGCCAATACCGATATTTGCGAACGCATGTTTGACGGCGACGCTGCAGATGCCGACGCGCAATCAAAACTCGATTTTACCCAAACCTTCGCGTTTCAGAACTTTACGCTGGATATGAATCCCATATCGCACCAGTTTAGCAATATTGATGTTACCAGTACGCGGCAGGTGGAGCGCACCAAAGATTTTTTTACGCTGTTTGATTTTTCGGCCAAGTGGGATGTGGTACCCAGCATGCTTACCCAGGATCATGATAAAGTGATCAAGGGGTTTATGGGTTTAACTACCGCTTTTAATAAAACTATGCTTAAACCCGGCGTAACCATTATGGGCGAAATGAAAACCGCCAACGAGGCCCGCTACATTCATGGTGAATACGGTAAAGGGCAATGGACTTTTTATGGTGGCCATGACCCTGAGGATTATCAGCATGCCGTAGGCGATCCGCCAACTGACCTTAAACTGCACCCCAATTCGCCCGGATACCGGCTGATATTAAATAATGTACTATTCCCGGCAGCGAAAAAGAAAAAGCAGAAAACGTAATTTGCCTTACTGGTTCCCGTTTCGGGGTTCGTGGAGCGAGGTCCCGGTCTTACACGCAACTGGCAACCCGCTCCCCGAACCTAACTATCCTGAACTTAATTATAAAAAGTCCAGCTTACGCCGAATTTGATCAGCGCATCCTGCTGAGGATAGCGGTTTACGGTATAATATCCTTTGCTTGACAGGCCCTGGTTGGCATAATCATACATCAGGAATAAATTGGTACGCTGGAGTGTAGCTTTGAAATATACCGCGGCCACTGGGTATGATGAAAACGTTACGTTTGGTCCGTTGTAAAACTGCCCGATACCAACCGCGTAAGATGGCGCTACGTATTCGGTATTATAACGCACATTTATCCCGATGCTCGAGTGCAGTACATTGAACAGCGTTTTGCTGATATACAGGTTGCTGTAGGTATACACTTCGGGCGTGCGCAGGGTTGATTGGTAATCTGTTTTCTGGTAAACCACATAGTTATCAAAATGCAGGCTGCGCCAGGTCAGGTTTTTACCAATGCTTATTTTAAGCAAATTAATATCGTTGCCTAACTGTGCCGGATGCGCGTCAATACCGCCGGGCTGTGCTGTAAAATACAGGTAGTTGGCTATTAAATAATACTCGGCCTTTATATCAAGCTGCAACGGGTTATTGATGTAATTGAACGATAAGCTGGTCGTTTTTTGATTGCTGAAATCGTTATGGAAAATGTAGTGGTTTGATACCCAGTCGGTATATATTAGCGGCGGCGAACTGTTTTGTGAATAAGCCTCCAGGATAATTTTACCAACCCTGCTGCCGCCGGCCAGTATCAGTTTAGCATCATAAAAATAGTTACCAAAATCGCGGCCCTGGGCTATCTGTCTGAAATCGCCCTCAAAACCTATGCGGTCGCTAAAGCGGTAGCTCAGCTTTGCTTTAAGGGTAATGTCTTGAAAAGTTTTGCTCCTAACCCTGTCCTGGTGTATAAATTGGGCACCATATTGGTTCAGAGTAGTGTCGCTTACATATTGGGCATAATGCCAAAAATCGTGTACCAGGCCCAGGTCGAGCTTCAGTTCATTTTTTACAAATTTTACCGATTTGCTGCGGAGGTAAAAACTATAGGAGAATTCGTTTTGGATATGCGTGTACACCAGCGAGTCGCGCGATCGTTTGTCGCTGAAGAAATAATCAGGGAATACGTTATAAGTATCGGGATCGCTTTGTATGTAATTATACCGGCCGTTTTTTAGGCTGAAGGTATGGGCAACCCTTTGCGTTGGTAAAACTTTGGAGTCTGCATTGCCCTTATTTAAGCTGTCAATACGGCCTATATAATAAAACTGTTTCAGGTAAAGCCCTTTATCGTTCCAGTTTTCATAACTGTTGGGTAAGCGCACCGGGGCCGAATTTTTAAAAAAAACCGTGCCGGGGGCGCTGGTGAAAACGGTGTCATTTAATATCGCACCGGTTTCGGGTGCTTTTAAATTATTAAACGTGGCATTGGCCAGCAGGTTATAACGTTTGCTTTTCGACTCGTACCAGGTAAATAAAGCCGCGTTAAGGCCGCTCACATTTTGCCCCAGAACGCTGCTGGTACTGTAAAAACCCTTTGATCCGTTAAAATTCAGGTTGAAACCTACATTCCAGTTGGGTTTAACATTTTGCGTGTGGATTACTTTAAACAGCTGCTCAGCCGAACTGCCAAAACCGTTAAAAAGGGAAAGTGTTGTGTACGGAACCCGCGTGTTATAATACTTTATATCCTGCGGATTTATGGTATAAATATCAAGTGCGTGCATGCCCACATCAAAGCCTATGGTTTTGTTGGGCTCGAACAGCAGGCTCCTTTGCGAAACCCCGGTACTGCCCAGGTGTATACGGGGGTTGCGCGGATCAAGCAGCGGGCTATAATTTTCAAAATAGGTTATACCCGTATCAAGCGGGAAGGTTTGGGTACTGTCATTCAAAAACTGTTCGCTGGTTACCCGTAAAAATTTTGAATTGTAAATTACCGAATCGCGCTGGTTATCCTCTTTTTTACGCAAACTGTCCAGCATCTCGTCATCGCTGATCTGTCTTTCGGGCTTAACGGTATCGCGGGTAGAGAGCGGCCTGGGGCGGGTTTGCGGGTTATACTGCGCGAAAACGGTATGTGCCGATATGCACATCAGTAACAATAAAATATATTTTAGCTTTTTGCGCATTAACTACCGGCTATCAGTTCTTTAAGTATTAGTGTTAGTTTTGGTTCAGCTTCTTCTGCAACTCTTATAATTTCTTCGAGCGATACCGGCTCCAGCACTTCTGTAAAGCCCTCGTCTGTTAATACCGATATGGCAAATACGGGAAGGCCCATGTGATTTGCAACAATAACCTCGGGCACGGTGCTCATGCCAACGGCATCGCCGCCAATAATTCTTAAATAATTGTATTCGGCCTTGGTTTCCAGGTTAGGGCCGGTTACAGCTACATAAACTCCTTTATGGCATGTAATATTGTTTGCTTTTGCTATTGTTAATGCTTTATCAATAAGGGGGCGCTGATAGGGTTGGCTCATATCCGGAAAGCGTGGCCCAAGCTGATTGTCATTACGGCCCACCAACGGGTTTTGCGGCTGCAGGTTAATATGATCGGCAATAACCATCAGGTCGCCTTTTTTAAAATCGGGATTGAGCGATCCGCTTGCGTTTGATACAAACAGGGTCTTGATGCCCAGGTATTTAAGTACTCGCACCGGAAAAGTGATCTGCTGCATACTATAGCCTTCGTAATAATGCAAACGACCCTGCATGGCCACAACCTTTACCCCGGCAAGTGTGCCAAAAAGTAATTTTCCGGAATGAAACTCTAAGGTAGAGATCGGGAAATCGGGAATGTTGGAGTACATCAATTGTTTTTCAACCTCTATTTCCTTTACCAAGCCACCCAGACCGGTGCCTAAAATTATACCTACTTCGGGCTCAAAATCGCCTATGCGGTTTTTAATGTACCGGGCGGTGCTTTCTATATTCTCTAACATATTCGGTTACTAAATTATCAAACTGTTGTTGCTGGTTATTTAAAAACTCTATACCAATGGGTAAAACTAAAACCGGGAGTTTGGTTACAACCTGCAGCAGTTCCTGTTCCCCTAAACGCTGCGCATCCTTTTCTGTTGTGATGATCAATTTTTTTTGTGATGTGCAGGCCCGGAAATCATCGGCAAGTTTACTGATATTTTTTAAGGTAAATTGGTGATGATCGGGATATTTGTGATGTACAATGCGCGATGTTTGTTTGTTCAGATACGCCAGTAAAGGTCCCGCGTTGGCTATGCCTGTTAGCAGGAACACAATTGTATCATCGTCAATTACCGTATCTGTAATAGTGCCGTCCATGGCCTGCAAGGGTGAATAACTAATGAAGGTAAAAAACAGGTATTGTTGTGCAAGCGGGTCTATCCGTTGTTTTATAGCATTCTGTTCATGATTGTCTAAACCGGTGGGGCATTTACTTACAACGATCACATTTGCTCTTTTACGCCCGCTATATGGTTCGCGCAGGTTGCCGGCAGGCAATAGCAGGCGGGGTTCGGCAAGGCGGTTATAGTCAAACAATAAAATGCTGAAACCGGGTTTTACTGCCCGGTGCTGGTAGGCATCGTCTAAAATGATAAGATCATGGTTGTCCTGTAGTTGCTCAATACCTTCCACGCGTTTCTCGGCCACAGCCACCGTAATATTCTTGAATTTATTTTTAAACTGGGCTGGTTCGTCGCCAATTTCATTGGCTGTTGGCTTAGCATTTGCCAGTAAAAAACCTTTGGTTTTACGACCATAGCCACGGCTCAGGGTAGCCAGTTTGTAGTTGCCTTTAAGCAGCCGTATCAGGTATTCGGTCATGGGGCTTTTGCCCGCGCCGCCAACATCAAGGTTGCCTACCGCTATCACGGGTAGGTCGAATTCCCGGCTTTGGTATATGCCCGCATTATAAAACCAGTTGCGGATAACCACCGCAAGTCCATACAGTAAGGAAAACGGAAACAGAAGCCAGCGCAGGTAATTCATATATGACCGATGAAAGTTTATTTTATATCGACCAATGTTAAATCATTAATACGATCAAAATGTTTTTTGTTCAAGGTGGCAACAGGTAAGTTGTTACTCACCGCAATAGCCGCGATAAACAGGTCGGGAATAGCAATTTGTTTGTTTTTAAGTTTCAGGCGTTTATTGATATCAATAGCTTTGGTTACAGCGGCACTATCGAAGCTAAGTATCTCAATGCTTTCAAGAAACTTTTTCCAATAAGGCATTTGCGCGTCTGTTGCACCCGTATAAATTTCATACTCGGTAATAGCACAAATACAAAAGCGGTAACCCGCGTCCATTAAAGAAATAAGTTTTGAATTTGATTTGTCAGATTTTCCGAAAAAATCGATAAGCAGGGACGTATCGGCCAATACTATTTTATCTGCCATTTATCAATCTCTTTGCGGGTTTGTTCAATGGTAACAAGCTGCTCATCGGTAAACACAGGAGCTTCTAATAGAAGTGACCTTAAATCTTTTAACTGAGTATCCTCTTCAGATTCTTTTTTCAGTTCCTTTTTAAATCTTAGTAGCTGGTCTTTAGGAAGCTGTTTTACAATCTTAACTAAATTTTCAAAACCTATATCAACCTGAATTTGCATAATCAAATTTACAAAATTTATTTAAATTAGTTTTTATTACACGCACCGCATGAAGCTAAAACTACTTACCCTTTTTATAATTTTTACCACTTCAGCCCTCGCTCAAACCGATAAGAAACTTACCGCTCAGCTGCAAAACGCTATACAGGGTTTTCACGGGCAGGTGGGCATTTACGTGCAAAACCTAAAAACAGGCAAAACCGCGGCTATTAATTCGGATACCTTGTTTCCTACGGCCAGCATGATCAAGGTGAGCATTCAGTGCGGTTTAATGGATAAGATAGAGAAGGACGAAATGCAATACAACCAGAAACTGGTTTACCGCGATTCGTTGCTGTATCCGGGTGAAGATATATTGGGTTCGTTTAAGGATAAAGACACTATACAACTAAGCAAGGTAGCCATGCTCATGATCACCATGAGTGATAATACCGCCAGTACCTGGCTACAGAAGCTGGTCGGTGGCGATTATATAAACAACTGGCTGCAGCAAAACGGCTTTAAGGTAATGCGGGTAAACTCCCGTGTGCCGGGCCGCGAAGCCATTCGTAAAATATATGGTTGGGGGGTAAGCACGCCCTTTGAAATGTGCCGTTTATTCACCATGATCAGGGAGGGTAAGGCGGTAAGCCCTGCTGCCAGTGAGCGCATGTACCGCAATATGATCCGTATTTACTGGGACGATAAAGCGCTGTCGCAAATTCCGCCATACGTGCAGGCCATATCCAAACAGGGTGCCGTTGATGAGTCGAAATCTGAAACTGTGCTGGTAAATGCCCCGCATGGCGATTATGTTTTTTCTATTATGACCAACCATAATACCGACCAGCGCTGGCTACCCGACAATGAAGCGAGTATGTTGATAAAAAAGGTATCGGCCCTGTTATGGCATTATTTTGAGCCCCATAGCAACTGGAAGCCGGCCGACGGAATGGATAAGTATATGAAGAACGAATAGTTTTATTTTAGTAATATTTCTGTTTTGGTTGTTTAATATGTAAGTAGTTTGTTATAATTGGAAATAATATCAGTGTGTTAAGTTGACACCAACCAGTTAAATCCCTTTATATGAAAAAAACGCTTACTTTATTTGTAATGCTTATACTATGCATTTCGGTTAAGGCCCAAATTGCTGCTACTTTATCAGGTACAGTAACTGATGATAAAAATCAGGCTGTTTCCGGCGCTTCCGTTTACCTGTTAAACACCAATTACCATACTATAGCAGATAAAAGCGGAAAGTTTTCATTGAAAAATATTAGCAGCGGCGCTTACACACTGCATATCAGCGCGGTAGGTTATGCGGCCAGAAACCAGCAGGTAACTATAAGCAGTAATATGCAGGACATCAGCATACAGTTAAACGATGCCGGTAACCAGCTTGATGAAGTCACCGTAAGTGCGCAGAAATATGAAGAGGATGCACAGCGTGTCCCTTTCAGTATCTCCACATTATCGGCAAAACAAATACGCGATTACCGCTTATGGGATTTAAAGGACCTTACTGCCATTGCACCGAATTTAAACTCGGCTAATCCCGGAGATGGCCGTACGGTAAGCGGTATAAGGGGTGTGGTAACTACCTCGTATGACCCGGCTGTGGCTACCTATGTTGATGGCGTTAACCAGTACGGACTGGATACCTACATACCGCAATTGTTTGATGTGGAACGTGTAGAGGTATTGAGAGGTCCGCAGGGAACACTTTACGGTCGTAATGCTACCGGCGGGGTTATCAATGTGATAACTAAACAGCCAACCAATACGGTAAGCGGTTTTGCCGGGCTCGATTTTGGAAACTACGGGCAGCAGCGCTATACCCTGGGTTTGCGTGCCCCTTTAATAAAGGATAGGTTGTTTTTGGGAGTTGCCGGTGTTTATTCGGGTTTTAACGGTTTTTATACCAATACATTTAATAACAGCCACTTTGATAAACAGCACTTCTTTTTAGGCAATTATTACCTTAAGTTTTTGGCTACCTCAAAACTGGCCCTTACGCTAAATGTTAAAAATTACAACAACCGCAATAACGGCGCTTTCGCGCTGGCGGGATCTCCGGACGATGCGTTGGCCCATCCATACGAGGTAAACCAGAACGCTACTACTAAAATGATTGACAATACCTTCCAAACCTCGCTCGCGGTGAATTACAGCGGTAACGATTTTAACTTTACCTCACAGTCGTCATACCAGGTAAATAACCGCTATTATGATACACCTATAGATGGCGATTTTTCACCTATAGATGGCGCATCGATCATTAACAACTATGGCGGCAAATGGAACAAGGTAAAAACGGTAATACAGGAATTTAGGTTTTCTTCGCCGGCCGCGTCAACTTCGGCTTTAAAATGGACAGCAGGCGCTTATGGTTTTTACCACTACGCCCCCAATAAACAAGGTACTTATTATGGTAATGACGGAGCCATGTTAGACGCGCCAAACAACCTGACTACTATTACTGTCAATACCGACAAAAATTCGGGTGAAGCTGCTTACGGGCAAGTTACTTATACAGTTAACCCGCAACTGGATATCACCGCCGGTGTGCGTTATGACCACGAGCATAAAAAAGAAAGTGTATTTGGTACCGCTCAGCCCGACGGGCAGGATGTTATGGTAACACAAGCTGATACGTCGTCGTCGGCCAATTTCAATGCCTTTACACCAAAATTGAGTGTTGCTTATCATTTATCGGCCAATAACAATTTATATGCTACCTACAGCCGCGGTTTCCGCGCGGGCGGTATCACTGAACTGGGTCCCGACCCGGTAAATGCCCCGCCGCTGTATTCTTTTAAACCGGAATATAGCAATAACTACGAGGTTGGTTCAAAAAATGAATTTTTCGATAATAAACTGCGTGTAAACATAACCGCGTTCTATACACTGATTACCAATGCGCAGGTACCTACGCTGATACTGCCGCAGGCCATTACCGTTACCAAAAACGCTGGCCGGCTAAATAGTAAAGGTGCAGAGCTTGAACTGAATGCAACGCCGGTTAAAGGTTTGTATATTGATTATAACTTTGGTTATACCCATGCCCGCTATACCGATTTGAACGTGCCCAACAATGGCGAGGTACTTAATTTAAAGGGTAACAAGCAAATTTATACGCCAAACATAACCAGCATGCTGGCCGCGCAATATGCATATGACCTTGGCGGACCACAAAAAATAAAACTGGTAGCCCGCGGCGAATGGCGCTACCTTGGCGATCAGTATTATGACCTTGCCAACCAGATTGAGCAAAAAGCCTACAGCAAGTTTAAC
This window contains:
- a CDS encoding peptidylprolyl isomerase; the encoded protein is MSKAIIKTEKGDMTVEFFDKDAPNTVANFKKLAKSNFYDNVTFHRVIPNFVIQGGDPTGTGAGGPGYKIDCELTGDNQYHDRGVLSMAHAGRNTGGSQFFICHSRDNTAHLDRNHTVFGKVVENVDVVDAIRQGDKILSIEVIEE
- a CDS encoding asparagine synthetase B, whose product is MDEEQKDHLKSYGIAFWTLKNGQEVDWLLNYRGGSFMMKYDPKLEEECKIRGVSYQVLADAKVNEIVTEVSDPSVNMDIVKLEKAPKMAVYSPKNKLPWDDAVTLVLKYAEIPYDVVYDEEVIRGDLPKYDWLHLHHEDFTGQYSKFYGAFRFAQWYNDDVKGQEDMARKLGFKKVSQMKLAVAKNIRDFCAGGGFLFAMCSGTDTFDIALAAANTDICERMFDGDAADADAQSKLDFTQTFAFQNFTLDMNPISHQFSNIDVTSTRQVERTKDFFTLFDFSAKWDVVPSMLTQDHDKVIKGFMGLTTAFNKTMLKPGVTIMGEMKTANEARYIHGEYGKGQWTFYGGHDPEDYQHAVGDPPTDLKLHPNSPGYRLILNNVLFPAAKKKKQKT
- a CDS encoding putative porin, with translation MRKKLKYILLLLMCISAHTVFAQYNPQTRPRPLSTRDTVKPERQISDDEMLDSLRKKEDNQRDSVIYNSKFLRVTSEQFLNDSTQTFPLDTGITYFENYSPLLDPRNPRIHLGSTGVSQRSLLFEPNKTIGFDVGMHALDIYTINPQDIKYYNTRVPYTTLSLFNGFGSSAEQLFKVIHTQNVKPNWNVGFNLNFNGSKGFYSTSSVLGQNVSGLNAALFTWYESKSKRYNLLANATFNNLKAPETGAILNDTVFTSAPGTVFFKNSAPVRLPNSYENWNDKGLYLKQFYYIGRIDSLNKGNADSKVLPTQRVAHTFSLKNGRYNYIQSDPDTYNVFPDYFFSDKRSRDSLVYTHIQNEFSYSFYLRSKSVKFVKNELKLDLGLVHDFWHYAQYVSDTTLNQYGAQFIHQDRVRSKTFQDITLKAKLSYRFSDRIGFEGDFRQIAQGRDFGNYFYDAKLILAGGSRVGKIILEAYSQNSSPPLIYTDWVSNHYIFHNDFSNQKTTSLSFNYINNPLQLDIKAEYYLIANYLYFTAQPGGIDAHPAQLGNDINLLKISIGKNLTWRSLHFDNYVVYQKTDYQSTLRTPEVYTYSNLYISKTLFNVLHSSIGINVRYNTEYVAPSYAVGIGQFYNGPNVTFSSYPVAAVYFKATLQRTNLFLMYDYANQGLSSKGYYTVNRYPQQDALIKFGVSWTFYN
- a CDS encoding serine hydrolase, which codes for MKLKLLTLFIIFTTSALAQTDKKLTAQLQNAIQGFHGQVGIYVQNLKTGKTAAINSDTLFPTASMIKVSIQCGLMDKIEKDEMQYNQKLVYRDSLLYPGEDILGSFKDKDTIQLSKVAMLMITMSDNTASTWLQKLVGGDYINNWLQQNGFKVMRVNSRVPGREAIRKIYGWGVSTPFEMCRLFTMIREGKAVSPAASERMYRNMIRIYWDDKALSQIPPYVQAISKQGAVDESKSETVLVNAPHGDYVFSIMTNHNTDQRWLPDNEASMLIKKVSALLWHYFEPHSNWKPADGMDKYMKNE
- a CDS encoding DUF5606 family protein, with the translated sequence MNLQGIVAVSGKPGLWKALAQNKNGYVLESLDAQKTKLVANLSTAKLAALSEITIFGVDDDIKLTDVFEQMKSAGNIPDAKADGKKLRAFFFEVAPDHDEEKVYASDMKKVISWYQILKDLPLFNEPDPTVAPAEATPAQEEPVAVEEVAEPAPAAAPKPKAKKATKKAE
- a CDS encoding purine-nucleoside phosphorylase, which encodes MLENIESTARYIKNRIGDFEPEVGIILGTGLGGLVKEIEVEKQLMYSNIPDFPISTLEFHSGKLLFGTLAGVKVVAMQGRLHYYEGYSMQQITFPVRVLKYLGIKTLFVSNASGSLNPDFKKGDLMVIADHINLQPQNPLVGRNDNQLGPRFPDMSQPYQRPLIDKALTIAKANNITCHKGVYVAVTGPNLETKAEYNYLRIIGGDAVGMSTVPEVIVANHMGLPVFAISVLTDEGFTEVLEPVSLEEIIRVAEEAEPKLTLILKELIAGS
- the lpxK gene encoding tetraacyldisaccharide 4'-kinase, which produces MNYLRWLLFPFSLLYGLAVVIRNWFYNAGIYQSREFDLPVIAVGNLDVGGAGKSPMTEYLIRLLKGNYKLATLSRGYGRKTKGFLLANAKPTANEIGDEPAQFKNKFKNITVAVAEKRVEGIEQLQDNHDLIILDDAYQHRAVKPGFSILLFDYNRLAEPRLLLPAGNLREPYSGRKRANVIVVSKCPTGLDNHEQNAIKQRIDPLAQQYLFFTFISYSPLQAMDGTITDTVIDDDTIVFLLTGIANAGPLLAYLNKQTSRIVHHKYPDHHQFTLKNISKLADDFRACTSQKKLIITTEKDAQRLGEQELLQVVTKLPVLVLPIGIEFLNNQQQQFDNLVTEYVREYRKHRPVH
- a CDS encoding TonB-dependent receptor; this encodes MKKTLTLFVMLILCISVKAQIAATLSGTVTDDKNQAVSGASVYLLNTNYHTIADKSGKFSLKNISSGAYTLHISAVGYAARNQQVTISSNMQDISIQLNDAGNQLDEVTVSAQKYEEDAQRVPFSISTLSAKQIRDYRLWDLKDLTAIAPNLNSANPGDGRTVSGIRGVVTTSYDPAVATYVDGVNQYGLDTYIPQLFDVERVEVLRGPQGTLYGRNATGGVINVITKQPTNTVSGFAGLDFGNYGQQRYTLGLRAPLIKDRLFLGVAGVYSGFNGFYTNTFNNSHFDKQHFFLGNYYLKFLATSKLALTLNVKNYNNRNNGAFALAGSPDDALAHPYEVNQNATTKMIDNTFQTSLAVNYSGNDFNFTSQSSYQVNNRYYDTPIDGDFSPIDGASIINNYGGKWNKVKTVIQEFRFSSPAASTSALKWTAGAYGFYHYAPNKQGTYYGNDGAMLDAPNNLTTITVNTDKNSGEAAYGQVTYTVNPQLDITAGVRYDHEHKKESVFGTAQPDGQDVMVTQADTSSSANFNAFTPKLSVAYHLSANNNLYATYSRGFRAGGITELGPDPVNAPPLYSFKPEYSNNYEVGSKNEFFDNKLRVNITAFYTLITNAQVPTLILPQAITVTKNAGRLNSKGAELELNATPVKGLYIDYNFGYTHARYTDLNVPNNGEVLNLKGNKQIYTPNITSMLAAQYAYDLGGPQKIKLVARGEWRYLGDQYYDLANQIEQKAYSKFNARIGVDTKNFSLFLWESNIANKKYIDYAYDFGASHLGNPRTYGVSVTTNF
- a CDS encoding type II toxin-antitoxin system VapC family toxin, which gives rise to MADKIVLADTSLLIDFFGKSDKSNSKLISLMDAGYRFCICAITEYEIYTGATDAQMPYWKKFLESIEILSFDSAAVTKAIDINKRLKLKNKQIAIPDLFIAAIAVSNNLPVATLNKKHFDRINDLTLVDIK